A single Bacillus mesophilus DNA region contains:
- a CDS encoding UDP binding domain-containing protein: protein MYQADIAFIVTEWDEIKNLSIKVYEELMKRPILFDGRNCYPLHLVEQHLDVLQLRTLHLMLFIVDYKNY, encoded by the coding sequence TTGTACCAAGCTGACATTGCATTCATAGTCACAGAATGGGATGAAATCAAGAATCTATCCATAAAAGTCTATGAAGAATTAATGAAGAGGCCTATCCTTTTTGATGGACGCAATTGTTATCCGCTTCATTTGGTTGAGCAGCATTTGGACGTTCTTCAATTAAGAACCTTACACTTGATGTTGTTTATAGTGGATTATAAAAATTATTGA